The nucleotide sequence CTCTATGATAGCCTGTTTACGGGCAAGGGACACGGTAATTGCCGGTTTTAGGCGTTCCCCGGCGACGAGGTCGCCGCCGGATCCACCCATTGCGGAGCCCGACGCCTGTATGCACGAGCATTTGCGGCAACCGCTGCTCGCCGGTTGCCGTGCCGTCGGCTTCTCGGTGGGACTTTCGGAGCAAAGTTGCGGCTGCTACTCAGGAGCGATGCAGAAGAGATGTTTCTCGCCACGTACGAGGAGGCGGCTTGCGGCCGGGACCGGGGAGCCGATGACCGATTCTCCCATATTGTTTTCCGACAACAATTCGAACTTGTCGCCGGCCACGCTTGCGACGAAGACCGTGCCGTCTTCGCGCGGGGCGAAGAGTTTATCGCCGGCGATCAGCGGCGAGGCGTAAAAATTCGTGCGGTGCTTCGGGAATGCAGCTTCCCAAATCGTCCTTCCGGTGGCGGGATCGATGCAGGCGACTTCGCCTTTGTCGCGGACCAGAATAACGCGGCCTTTGTATACGACCGGCGTCGGGACGAACGTGCCGAGGTCGTCGCGCCGCCAAACGTGATTCGTCTCGGTGACGTCGCCGGTGCCCGAGAGACGGATTCCGTAGAGCCGCGGAAGCCCTCGATCGTTGCGACCATAGGCGATCACCGCCATGTCGCCGACGATCACCGGTGTCGCGATCGCCGGCCATAGCTTGTTGGCGTCGGGATTGAAGTTGCCGCACGACCACGACGCTCGTCCGTCGGCTGCGTCGTGAATCGTGAGATGCTCGGCTCCCCAGACCAGGAGCGACTCCTTCCCCTGATGTTGGATCACGAGCGGCGTCGTGTAGCCGTGGTCGCATTCCACGGGTGTCGTGTAGTTGCGTGCGACTTTCCAGGCCATTTCGCCGGTGGCTTTGTCGAACGCGGCGAGCCAAGATTCTCCGTGGTGCATGCGC is from Planctomycetia bacterium and encodes:
- a CDS encoding PQQ-binding-like beta-propeller repeat protein, whose product is MPFKVSLVAACIIFCSTQFALAADSADWLSWRGPSGNGSVEQGSYPVKFGADKYQWRTELPGRGCSTPILLDGMIYLTSPADGKDSVLCYGPDGKEKWRTLFDEEKPGKHRNGSGSNASPVADGKGIFIFFKSGTLAAVELDGKVRWKTNLVERFGPDTLFWDHGTSPVLTEKFVVMTRMHHGESWLAAFDKATGEMAWKVARNYTTPVECDHGYTTPLVIQHQGKESLLVWGAEHLTIHDAADGRASWSCGNFNPDANKLWPAIATPVIVGDMAVIAYGRNDRGLPRLYGIRLSGTGDVTETNHVWRRDDLGTFVPTPVVYKGRVILVRDKGEVACIDPATGRTIWEAAFPKHRTNFYASPLIAGDKLFAPREDGTVFVASVAGDKFELLSENNMGESVIGSPVPAASRLLVRGEKHLFCIAPE